The Algoriphagus sp. TR-M9 genome has a window encoding:
- a CDS encoding sigma-54-dependent transcriptional regulator: MAKILVIDDNIDICQLLERFLTKKGYDVETTISGKTGLEMVKKTFYDLIFCDFKLRDMEGRDVLMKVRETSPGTQVAIITGYADVKIAVEVIKNGAFDYVTKPLIPDEIINLIERALASTKANKSNTQTFTKATNLKSEKSTGSDTNSSKFLKGTGKESKKLYKEVALVAPTNLSVVIYGESGAGKENIARTIHEQSERAGKPFVAIDCGALTKELAGSELWGHEKGAFTGALTEKAGQFEVADGGTIFLDEIANLSYETQVGLLRLVQERKLRRIGGTKDKSIDVRILVASNEDLRQAVSDGKFREDLYFRFNEFSITVPPLRNRQGDIEAFAYHFLELSNDELNKKVFGFEQQVMDIFMEYPWPGNLREMRNVIRRATLLSDGGKISSAALPPEIVYARKFNFTESPSEGDSSGKSKPKLPLNLKDAAAEAEAEVLRKVLEEVKYNRTQAAKQLGIDRKTLFNKMKQYDL; the protein is encoded by the coding sequence ATGGCAAAGATCTTAGTAATTGACGATAACATCGACATCTGCCAGCTTTTAGAGCGATTTCTAACTAAGAAAGGATATGATGTGGAGACGACCATATCCGGAAAAACTGGTCTGGAAATGGTCAAGAAGACCTTCTACGACCTTATTTTTTGTGACTTCAAACTCAGAGATATGGAGGGACGAGATGTGCTGATGAAAGTACGTGAAACTTCCCCAGGTACTCAGGTGGCCATAATCACAGGTTATGCAGATGTGAAGATCGCCGTGGAAGTAATCAAAAACGGTGCTTTTGACTACGTGACCAAGCCATTGATTCCTGATGAAATTATCAACCTGATCGAGCGTGCTTTAGCCTCTACCAAAGCCAATAAATCCAACACGCAGACTTTTACCAAAGCAACTAACCTGAAGAGTGAAAAAAGTACAGGTTCAGACACTAATTCTTCCAAGTTTCTGAAAGGAACAGGTAAGGAGTCCAAGAAACTATATAAAGAAGTAGCCCTTGTGGCCCCGACCAACCTAAGTGTAGTTATCTATGGAGAAAGTGGAGCAGGTAAGGAGAATATTGCCCGAACCATACACGAGCAAAGTGAGCGGGCCGGAAAACCTTTTGTAGCCATTGATTGTGGAGCACTGACTAAGGAACTGGCAGGAAGTGAACTATGGGGACATGAAAAAGGTGCCTTTACCGGAGCGCTGACCGAAAAGGCGGGGCAGTTTGAAGTAGCTGACGGAGGTACCATATTCCTAGATGAAATAGCCAATCTATCCTATGAAACCCAAGTGGGTTTGCTAAGATTAGTCCAAGAACGTAAGCTAAGAAGAATAGGGGGTACCAAGGACAAATCCATAGACGTGAGAATTTTGGTGGCTTCCAATGAGGATTTGAGGCAAGCAGTTTCTGATGGGAAATTCCGGGAAGATCTTTACTTCCGCTTCAATGAATTTAGTATCACCGTGCCGCCTCTGCGCAATAGACAAGGAGATATAGAGGCTTTTGCTTATCATTTCTTAGAGCTTAGTAATGACGAACTCAACAAAAAGGTCTTTGGCTTTGAGCAGCAAGTCATGGATATATTTATGGAATATCCTTGGCCTGGAAACTTACGTGAAATGCGCAACGTAATCCGTAGGGCCACACTTCTCAGTGATGGGGGCAAAATATCGAGCGCAGCTTTGCCACCAGAAATTGTATATGCACGTAAATTTAACTTCACAGAATCGCCTTCAGAAGGTGACTCCTCCGGAAAATCTAAGCCTAAGCTGCCTTTGAATCTAAAGGATGCTGCAGCAGAAGCCGAGGCAGAGGTGCTGCGCAAAGTCTTAGAGGAGGTGAAATACAATAGAACCCAAGCTGCAAAGCAATTGGGAATAGATCGTAAAACTCTGTTCAATAAAATGAAGCAGTACGATCTTTAA
- a CDS encoding LamB/YcsF family protein → MRKLPEINCDLGEGMADECQIYPLIDSASIACGGHYGDEDSMNESLSLAKQHCKKVGAHPSYPDKQHFGRKTIKISAKDLTKSILVQIVKFEQLAEKKGMQMDHIKFHGALYNDAAAHSEVADLLTDFIADHFHNTPILAPPHSQLEKHLNQKGLNCRTEVFGDRGYLDNYLLMPRNIFGSHMTTEPEISSHLENLLKNGYLLSHQGKKLKVAAETICFHGDNPGIGDFLPTIRKKYWK, encoded by the coding sequence ATGCGAAAACTCCCTGAAATAAACTGCGATTTAGGCGAAGGAATGGCTGATGAATGTCAGATTTACCCATTGATCGATTCTGCCAGCATAGCATGTGGCGGGCATTACGGGGATGAAGACAGTATGAATGAAAGCCTTTCCCTGGCCAAGCAGCACTGCAAAAAAGTAGGCGCTCACCCCTCCTATCCTGACAAGCAGCACTTTGGGAGAAAAACGATAAAAATCTCCGCCAAAGATTTGACGAAATCCATTCTGGTTCAGATAGTTAAGTTTGAGCAACTGGCAGAAAAAAAAGGAATGCAAATGGATCATATTAAGTTTCATGGCGCCTTGTACAATGACGCAGCAGCACATAGTGAAGTGGCTGATTTGCTTACAGACTTTATAGCAGATCACTTTCACAATACCCCCATCCTGGCACCTCCACATTCCCAGTTGGAAAAGCATCTAAATCAAAAAGGACTGAATTGTAGGACAGAGGTTTTTGGGGACAGAGGTTATCTGGACAATTACCTACTGATGCCGCGTAATATTTTTGGTTCACATATGACCACAGAGCCGGAAATCTCCTCCCATTTGGAAAATCTATTGAAAAATGGCTACCTACTTTCACATCAAGGCAAAAAACTAAAAGTAGCCGCCGAAACTATTTGTTTCCATGGCGATAATCCCGGAATCGGTGATTTCCTACCAACTATTCGTAAGAAATACTGGAAGTGA
- a CDS encoding 30S ribosomal protein THX, whose protein sequence is MKTKKGKVNRGTFGVSRPKREINKKAHAAQLEPKKSKK, encoded by the coding sequence ATGAAAACCAAAAAAGGAAAAGTTAACAGAGGTACTTTTGGCGTAAGCAGACCAAAAAGAGAAATCAACAAGAAAGCGCATGCAGCCCAGCTTGAACCGAAAAAATCTAAAAAATAA
- a CDS encoding sensor histidine kinase produces MKKDKNPSLYRAKTYSVLTLILIVVGSGVSYWTSGRIEYYTHALMHTENVLQRTDELYASILERETSIRGYVITHDEEFLTNYQQSNIDSEMLLVQLQELTMDNAQQQNNIEELRGLINLRIRTFESTIAYLETHGDLEGFLDPGRVSGALDAYRMTKEVILRINEIENKLFLERNQSLINNINALPFIVGLISLFSIIMGFITFFSIHKYNRAQQAANLEIKAFQEKLRDQIQLLDESNKELEQFAYVASHDLQEPLRKITAFSDLLNEQYQEQLVGDGKLYLNRITAAAVRMRNLITDLLEYSRAGRDKDEEIKEVKLKKVVKDILDDIEIAIKEKSATISFSKLPKVMGLETEYRQVFQNLISNALKFSKPNEAPVISISSEIAPAALVKKLPSLDPRVSYHLIKVSDNGIGFEPGYADRIFSIFQRLHGKNEYEGTGIGLSITRKIIDKRDGIIYAESSPGEGSTFHILLPAIPG; encoded by the coding sequence ATGAAGAAAGATAAAAACCCATCCCTCTATAGAGCGAAGACCTATTCCGTTCTTACCCTAATTTTGATAGTAGTAGGAAGTGGTGTTTCCTACTGGACATCCGGGAGGATTGAATACTATACCCATGCTTTGATGCATACTGAAAATGTACTGCAGCGAACAGATGAACTTTATGCAAGTATTCTAGAGCGGGAAACCAGCATTCGCGGCTATGTGATTACCCATGATGAAGAATTTCTGACCAATTACCAGCAATCCAATATAGACTCCGAAATGCTGCTGGTGCAGCTACAGGAGCTCACTATGGATAATGCCCAGCAGCAAAACAACATAGAGGAACTGCGGGGATTGATCAACCTACGGATACGTACCTTCGAAAGTACCATAGCCTATCTAGAAACCCACGGTGACCTGGAGGGCTTTTTAGACCCAGGTAGAGTGAGCGGTGCACTGGATGCTTACCGCATGACCAAGGAAGTGATTCTGCGAATCAATGAAATAGAAAACAAACTCTTCTTGGAGCGAAATCAAAGCCTGATCAATAACATCAATGCCCTGCCTTTTATAGTCGGCTTAATTTCCCTCTTCTCTATCATCATGGGCTTTATCACCTTCTTTTCTATACACAAATACAACAGAGCCCAGCAGGCAGCCAATCTGGAAATCAAGGCTTTTCAGGAAAAATTGCGGGATCAAATTCAGCTTTTGGATGAATCAAACAAGGAATTGGAGCAATTTGCCTATGTAGCCTCACATGACCTGCAAGAGCCGCTGCGCAAAATCACAGCATTTTCTGATCTGCTCAATGAGCAATACCAAGAGCAGCTGGTAGGAGATGGTAAATTATATTTGAACAGAATCACAGCAGCCGCAGTACGGATGAGAAACCTCATTACTGACCTGCTTGAATACAGCAGAGCCGGCAGAGATAAAGATGAGGAAATCAAAGAGGTTAAATTAAAAAAGGTAGTCAAGGACATCCTAGATGATATTGAGATTGCCATCAAAGAAAAATCTGCCACCATCAGCTTCTCCAAACTCCCAAAAGTCATGGGACTGGAGACCGAGTATAGGCAGGTTTTTCAAAATCTCATCTCCAATGCATTGAAATTCTCCAAGCCCAATGAAGCTCCTGTGATCAGCATCAGCTCTGAAATAGCACCTGCAGCGCTGGTAAAAAAACTACCCTCCCTAGATCCGCGTGTGAGCTACCACCTCATCAAAGTGTCAGATAATGGCATAGGCTTTGAACCTGGCTATGCAGACCGGATATTTTCAATCTTTCAGCGGCTTCACGGCAAAAATGAATACGAAGGTACTGGGATTGGGCTTTCGATTACGCGAAAAATAATTGACAAAAGAGATGGAATTATCTATGCAGAAAGCAGTCCCGGGGAAGGCTCTACCTTCCATATTTTGCTACCGGCAATCCCAGGGTAA
- a CDS encoding lmo0937 family membrane protein, producing MSSLLYFIAVILLIGWLVGVFAYSAGGLIHVLLVLAVIAVLFRLISGRPV from the coding sequence ATGAGTTCTCTATTGTATTTCATCGCTGTAATTCTTCTTATCGGATGGCTAGTCGGAGTATTTGCCTATAGTGCAGGAGGATTAATTCATGTATTGCTGGTACTAGCCGTAATCGCAGTGCTCTTTAGATTGATCTCCGGCAGACCCGTATAA
- a CDS encoding response regulator: protein MSLEKPIQILVAEDDEDDKLLILKAFERTLPKENVTCVEDGEALIKYLKRESPYHDLVKYPNPDIILLDLNMPKKDGREALSEIKSNEDLKMIPVIIFTTSNNNDDIRVTYKMGSSSFITKPSSFEGLVQVTEQIENYWSKTVLLPA from the coding sequence ATGTCCCTAGAGAAACCCATACAAATCCTAGTTGCTGAGGACGACGAAGATGATAAATTGTTGATTTTGAAGGCGTTTGAAAGAACTCTTCCAAAAGAAAATGTCACCTGTGTAGAAGACGGTGAAGCTTTGATCAAATACTTAAAGCGGGAGTCCCCTTATCATGATCTGGTAAAATACCCCAATCCAGATATTATCCTTTTGGATCTGAATATGCCCAAAAAAGACGGCAGGGAGGCCCTTTCAGAAATCAAGAGCAACGAGGACTTAAAGATGATTCCTGTGATCATTTTTACGACCTCAAATAACAATGACGACATAAGAGTAACCTACAAAATGGGTTCTAGTAGCTTTATAACAAAGCCGAGCTCCTTCGAAGGACTGGTGCAGGTCACAGAACAAATTGAAAATTATTGGTCGAAAACAGTATTGCTGCCGGCTTAA
- a CDS encoding response regulator → MTNNLILVVDDEPEIRSLLVRFLGKKGFTVHSAGTLSEGRNMIKEFNPSLVFLDVNLPDGNGLNELKQLNSADQRAKVIMMSAFDHNEVKLAAIQSGALDFLSKPFNIARLDQVIQSQLINLSNPNNEHGKDLSN, encoded by the coding sequence ATGACGAATAACTTAATATTAGTAGTGGATGATGAGCCTGAAATCCGTTCCTTACTGGTGCGATTCTTAGGCAAAAAAGGATTTACCGTCCACTCGGCTGGAACCCTCAGCGAAGGCAGAAATATGATCAAAGAATTTAATCCTTCTTTGGTATTTTTGGATGTCAATTTGCCAGATGGTAATGGACTGAATGAATTGAAACAACTAAACTCAGCCGACCAACGAGCAAAAGTGATTATGATGTCAGCTTTTGATCACAATGAAGTGAAATTGGCAGCTATCCAGTCTGGTGCGCTGGATTTCCTAAGCAAACCATTTAATATAGCTAGATTGGATCAAGTGATTCAAAGTCAGCTGATTAATTTATCCAACCCCAACAACGAACATGGCAAAGATCTTAGTAATTGA
- a CDS encoding GyrI-like domain-containing protein produces the protein MYRNPNRCLFLKEYADFLAMHLLPLEILVDFATTVNLLSLPYICVLNFQPKSMFPSPKIKNLPVTDLIGMKSEMSLIANKTGELWRNFMPRRKEIQNPSSTALYSIEIYPGLEYFKEFNPARIFEKWAAIPVSNTDSIPKGMNVIHLPSGEYAVFNYKGYSSQVGDFYQQIFENWLPQSGYGLANRPHFAVMGEKYKNDDPDSEEEIWIPIGK, from the coding sequence TTGTACAGAAACCCAAACAGATGCCTTTTCCTAAAGGAATATGCGGACTTTCTGGCCATGCATTTGCTTCCATTGGAAATCCTGGTTGACTTTGCGACCACTGTTAACTTACTATCGCTTCCCTATATTTGTGTGTTAAACTTTCAGCCTAAAAGCATGTTCCCAAGTCCAAAAATCAAAAACCTGCCTGTCACTGACCTGATTGGAATGAAGTCGGAAATGAGTTTAATAGCGAATAAAACAGGAGAGCTGTGGAGAAATTTTATGCCTCGGAGAAAGGAGATCCAAAACCCATCCAGTACAGCATTGTACTCCATAGAAATCTACCCAGGCCTGGAATATTTCAAAGAATTCAATCCAGCCCGAATATTTGAAAAATGGGCTGCCATTCCAGTGAGCAATACCGACTCAATCCCAAAGGGTATGAATGTGATACATTTGCCTTCTGGCGAATATGCTGTTTTCAACTACAAAGGTTATAGCTCTCAAGTAGGAGATTTCTATCAACAGATTTTTGAAAACTGGCTGCCCCAGTCCGGCTATGGTTTAGCCAACAGGCCGCATTTCGCAGTGATGGGAGAAAAGTACAAAAATGATGATCCGGATTCTGAGGAAGAAATCTGGATTCCTATCGGTAAATGA
- a CDS encoding hybrid sensor histidine kinase/response regulator produces the protein MSNPEKNIRILYVDDDPDDFFLVSSLLKRITDTTYELENAESLEEAMPLLEKSFDVFLVDYKLGKDTGLDLIQKIKNIRKHAPVIMLTGMSTGLIDQEALVLGASDYLIKGEFDANTLDRTLRYAIRDAQLMESLDDSARKFRSIFELAGDPFLLIDDEGQILVSNPAFQRKFGKKAFDPNSQESFYFKDLLLDDHSKIALDELFKKQKEVYDMEAMMAIEKGHTITSLISIVKQDSNTFQVLIKDLTAIKAKEEEELNLKKFSSTGRIARLLAHEVKNPLTTIVLSADQLHMELPKEVLEESGDLIDVIRRNCDRINHLVTQLLDSTRFTELDTKSHSINELLDESLQHVSDRIEFKGIEVQKQYDTDICDIHVDGEKVKIALINLIVNAIEAMPEKTGKLLLKTSIKGKQCKIEIRDNGEGIPKENLERLFEPFFTSKDTGSGLGLTNTQNIILSHGGAIRVKSEVGKGTSFFITFNLPD, from the coding sequence ATGAGTAACCCTGAGAAAAACATTAGAATCCTATATGTAGATGATGATCCAGACGATTTTTTTCTGGTTTCATCACTTCTAAAAAGAATCACAGATACTACTTACGAACTAGAAAACGCCGAAAGCCTGGAAGAGGCAATGCCCCTACTGGAAAAATCCTTCGACGTATTTCTGGTAGATTACAAACTGGGCAAAGATACCGGTCTGGATCTTATCCAAAAGATCAAAAATATCCGAAAACATGCTCCGGTCATCATGCTCACCGGCATGAGTACTGGACTGATAGACCAAGAGGCTCTGGTATTGGGAGCATCAGATTACCTGATCAAAGGGGAGTTTGATGCGAATACCCTGGACCGAACGCTTCGCTACGCCATCCGGGATGCGCAGCTTATGGAATCGCTGGATGACTCTGCGCGTAAGTTCCGCTCCATTTTTGAACTGGCCGGGGACCCATTCCTGCTCATAGATGATGAAGGACAAATTCTGGTTTCCAATCCTGCCTTTCAGCGAAAATTTGGCAAAAAAGCCTTTGATCCCAATTCCCAAGAATCTTTTTACTTCAAGGATCTACTGCTAGATGATCATTCCAAAATAGCCTTGGATGAGCTTTTCAAAAAACAAAAAGAGGTCTATGACATGGAGGCTATGATGGCTATAGAAAAAGGGCATACCATCACCAGTTTGATCAGCATAGTCAAACAGGACTCCAATACTTTCCAGGTATTGATCAAAGATCTGACAGCCATCAAGGCTAAAGAAGAAGAAGAACTCAACCTGAAAAAGTTTTCCTCCACAGGGCGCATCGCAAGGCTGCTTGCACATGAAGTAAAAAACCCACTGACCACTATCGTACTATCTGCAGATCAACTGCATATGGAGCTTCCAAAGGAAGTCCTGGAGGAAAGTGGAGACCTCATAGATGTCATCCGGCGTAACTGCGATAGGATCAATCACCTGGTGACTCAACTCCTGGACAGCACCAGATTTACTGAGCTGGATACCAAATCCCATTCGATCAATGAACTACTGGACGAATCACTGCAGCATGTCAGCGACCGCATAGAATTCAAGGGAATCGAGGTACAGAAACAATATGACACAGATATCTGCGACATCCATGTAGATGGGGAAAAAGTAAAAATCGCACTGATAAACCTCATCGTAAATGCCATAGAGGCTATGCCGGAAAAAACCGGAAAACTGCTGCTAAAAACCAGTATCAAAGGAAAGCAGTGTAAAATAGAAATTCGTGATAATGGAGAAGGCATCCCCAAAGAAAACCTGGAACGGCTTTTCGAACCTTTTTTCACCAGTAAAGACACCGGATCCGGTCTGGGACTGACCAACACACAAAACATAATTCTGAGTCATGGCGGGGCTATCCGGGTAAAAAGTGAAGTAGGCAAAGGCACAAGTTTTTTCATCACTTTCAATCTTCCCGACTGA
- a CDS encoding YdeI/OmpD-associated family protein: protein MSIPCHIFDSALSAFDFNHWQYHFPVPDECSAKLLEGDHRRVLVWIENEGPYPMALMKSKTYWYVLINQDLRKKFKMQPEQVFTLKMEKDHSDYGHEMPEELQVLMDQDEEGEKYFKSLTPGKQRMMVYTVTKVKNPESRMKKALAIIHHLKLVKGKLDYKQLNEQIKYYNNL from the coding sequence ATGTCAATCCCCTGCCATATATTCGATTCAGCGCTTTCAGCATTTGATTTTAATCACTGGCAGTATCATTTTCCGGTGCCAGATGAGTGCAGTGCAAAGCTCCTGGAAGGAGATCACCGGAGAGTTTTGGTATGGATAGAAAATGAAGGCCCATACCCTATGGCGCTGATGAAGTCCAAAACCTACTGGTATGTGCTCATCAATCAAGACTTGAGAAAGAAATTCAAGATGCAGCCTGAGCAGGTTTTTACCTTAAAAATGGAAAAAGACCACAGCGACTATGGTCATGAAATGCCTGAGGAACTGCAGGTGCTGATGGATCAGGATGAAGAAGGAGAAAAATACTTCAAATCTCTCACTCCCGGCAAGCAGCGTATGATGGTCTATACCGTCACCAAGGTAAAAAATCCAGAAAGTAGGATGAAAAAGGCTTTGGCAATAATCCATCACCTGAAATTAGTCAAAGGAAAGCTGGACTATAAACAGCTCAACGAACAAATCAAGTATTACAATAACTTGTGA
- a CDS encoding CsbD family protein, translated as MNSTEIEGNWNIIKGKLKQQYADLTDDDLNYTEGKEDELWGRIQKKVGKTKEEILSGIK; from the coding sequence ATGAATTCAACGGAAATTGAAGGAAACTGGAATATCATCAAAGGCAAGCTAAAGCAACAATACGCCGACCTGACTGATGATGATTTGAATTATACTGAAGGAAAAGAAGATGAGCTGTGGGGCAGAATTCAAAAGAAGGTAGGAAAGACCAAGGAGGAAATCCTTTCTGGAATCAAGTAA